The Leclercia sp. S52 genome has a segment encoding these proteins:
- the pstA gene encoding phosphate ABC transporter permease PstA: protein MATLEMQNTVELAESRRKMQAKRRMKNRLALTLSMATMAFGLFWLVWILFSTVTRGIDGMSLALFTEMTPPPNTAGGGLANALAGSGLLILWATVFGTPLGIMAGIYLAEYGRKSWIAEVIRFINDILLSAPSIVVGLFVYTIVVAQMEHFSGWAGVIALALLQVPIVIRTTENMLKLVPDSLREAAYALGTPKWKMISAITLKASISGILTGVLLAVARIAGETAPLLFTALSNQFWSTDMMQPIANLPVTIFKFAMSPFAEWQSLAWAGVLIITLCVLLLNILARVIFAKKKHG, encoded by the coding sequence ATGGCAACGCTCGAAATGCAAAACACCGTGGAGCTGGCGGAATCACGCCGCAAAATGCAGGCGAAGCGCCGCATGAAGAACCGCCTCGCGTTGACGCTCTCAATGGCGACGATGGCATTCGGTTTGTTCTGGCTGGTCTGGATCCTGTTCTCCACGGTAACCCGCGGTATCGACGGCATGTCGCTGGCGCTGTTCACCGAGATGACTCCACCGCCAAATACCGCAGGCGGCGGTCTGGCAAACGCCCTGGCGGGCAGCGGCCTGCTGATCCTGTGGGCGACCGTGTTCGGTACGCCGCTCGGCATCATGGCGGGGATCTATCTGGCGGAGTACGGCCGTAAATCCTGGATTGCGGAAGTGATCCGCTTCATTAACGATATTCTGCTCTCCGCCCCGTCGATTGTGGTCGGTCTGTTCGTCTACACCATCGTGGTGGCGCAGATGGAGCACTTCTCCGGCTGGGCTGGGGTGATTGCGCTGGCGCTGCTGCAGGTGCCTATCGTCATCCGTACCACCGAGAACATGCTGAAACTGGTGCCGGACAGCCTGCGTGAAGCGGCCTACGCGCTGGGCACGCCGAAGTGGAAGATGATCTCTGCCATCACCCTGAAAGCGTCCATCTCCGGGATCCTGACCGGCGTCCTGCTGGCCGTGGCCCGTATTGCCGGTGAAACCGCACCGCTGCTCTTTACCGCGCTCTCCAACCAGTTCTGGAGCACGGACATGATGCAGCCGATCGCCAACCTGCCGGTCACCATCTTTAAATTTGCGATGAGCCCGTTTGCCGAATGGCAGTCACTGGCCT